The DNA window GCCATCAAAAGTCACTATAATATATCGATGCTTTTTAGCGTATTCCCATATCTCTTTATCTTTCAAATTGTATAACCCTAACATCCTCACTTGTTTTGCAATAGGGTATTGGCTTTCTATCTGCGATAAAACTCTAAACGAAATATTCTGGTCAAACAGCAGCTTCATT is part of the Bacteroidota bacterium genome and encodes:
- a CDS encoding DUF5615 family PIN-like protein translates to MKLLFDQNISFRVLSQIESQYPIAKQVRMLGLYNLKDKEIWEYAKKHRYIIVTFDGDFYELSNYYGHPPKIIWLRMGNMSTEKIAELLIYRFSLIEEFI